The window ATCGCGCTGCCGTTCCATCCCAGCAACGTTTGGAGCATCGCGGAATTGAACGAAAACGCGGCGGACATTTTGCGCCAGGTGGAACTGGAAGGGAAAAAGCAGCTGGACAATCCAAAACTCGAATTTTCCCTGACCGATAAGATTGTAAATGGTCGCCTTCAGGTCGAACAGGCGGTGGTCGCCGGCTGTGCGGGCGGTACTTTTGAAAATGTGGCAGCCATGGCCGATATCCTCGGACAAAAGGCGCTGGGCGCTTTCTCGTTAAGCGTGTACCCTTCCAGCCAAGCGGTGTTCGTAGAACTGATGAAGAATCGTTCGATCGAAAAACTGACGCTTGCCGGCAGCAGCATCCGTTCGGCTTTCTGCGGTCCGTGCTTTGGCGCGGGTGACGTGCCTGCCAATGGCGTGCTCAGCATTCGGCACACGACGCGGAATTTTCCGAACCGTGAAGGCTCAAAACCGGCGGAAGGTCAGATCGCATCGGTCGCATTGATGGATGCGCGGTCGATCGCCGCGACCTCGCTTAACGGCGGACGGCTGACGGCGGCTACGGAAGTGGAGTTCGTCGAATCGCCCCCTGTCTATCATTTTGCCAAAGAAGTGTATGAGAATCGTGTCTATCAGGGTTTCGGCAAAGCCGATGCGCAAGAAGAGTTGGTCTTCGGGCCCAATATCAAACCGTGGCCGACAATGCGGGCACTGCCGGAGAATCTGCTGCTGAAAGTGGCTGCGGTCATTCATGATGCGGTCACGACGACCGACGAATTGATACCGTCCGGAGATACCTCCTCTTTCCGTTCGAACCCGATGCGCTTGGCCGAGTTCACGCTGTCGCGTAAAGATCCGGCTTACGTCGGCAGGGCAAAAGCGGTGCAGGCTTTGGAAATGAAACGCCAGCAGGGCGAAATATCTGCCGAAATAAAAGCGGTATTTGCGCCGCTGGCGCTAGCGGGAACAAAACTTGACGAGCGGATTGCGACAACTGGTCTGGGCAGCGTCATTTTCGCGCTTAAGCCGGGCGACGGCTCTGCGCGTGAGCAAGCGGCCTCCTGCCAGAAAGTGCTGGGCGGCGATGCCAATGTCGCCGTTGAATATGCCACCAAGCGCTATCGCAGCAACCTGATCAATTGGGGGCTGGTGCCGTTCACGATCGCCGCCGCCGACAGCGACAAATTCACGTCCGCCGACTTCCTCTACATCCCGGGCGTCCGTGCGGCGGTAGAAAACGGCGCGCAAACGGTGCAGGCTTATATATGGAAAGAAAACGTCCAAGAACCGCTCACGTTGAAACTGGAAAACCTGTCGGAGGCGGAACGGAAGATCCTTTTAAGCGGTTGCCTGATCAACTATTATGCAAAATAGCAGGTTCTTGCGTAGGCTGTGTTTCGCCTGTCCCAAGCGGCAGGGAAGCGGAAAATCGAGGAGGTTGTCTGTATGATGATTGTACTGGGAAGTCTCGTGGTCTTAGTAACGATTTACCTGTTGGCCAAGCGGTATGAAACCAGGCTGGTCTTATTCTGTTCCGGTCTTGTCATGTCGCTGCTGGCAGGGGACTTGTTGGCGCCGTTCAAAGCTTTTTCGCATGCGATGCTGGAGAGCAAATTATTCGAAGCCATCATCGCCGTGATGGGGTTTGCGATGGTCATGAAGATAACGCAGTGCGATAAGCATTTGATCAGTCTTTTGATCAAACCGCTACGCAAGGCAGGTCCGCTGTTGATACCGGCGGCAACGCTGGTGACGCTGTTCATCAATACCTCGGTCACCAGTTCGGCGGGCTGTTCGGCGGCCGTCGGACCGATCCTGATCCCGCTGATGATGGCGGCCGGTATCCACCCGGCGATTGCGGCTGCCTGCATCTATGCGGGAACCTATGGCGCGATGTTCAATCCCGGTTATCCGCAGGTCGCTTTGATCGTCAACGTATCGAACTCGACTCCGGTCGAGGTCGTCGCGAACCACTTCTGGCCGCTCCTTGCATCGGGGGTGATCGGAGCCGTGAGTCTCTGGGCGATCGCCCGATTGCGCAACGAGCATAAGGACTATGTATTGCCTGCGGATATGGAGATTCCGGCGGAAGACTTCAAAGTCAGCCTGCCAAAAGCGATGGTACCGCTCATACCGATAGCGATCCTCGTCTTAGGCAGCATGAAGATCGTGCCGGCCTTTGCTCCGCTTGCGATCTCGCATGCGATGATCATCGGCGTGTTCTGTGCCTTTGCCGTCACGCGGATGAATCCGGCCACCATCTCGAAAGAATTCTGGCATGGCGCGGGCGATTCGTTCGGACATGTCTTTGGTATCATCATTTGTGCGCTGGTATTTGTCGGCGGCATGAATGCAATCGGCCTGATCAAGGCGCTGATGGACGCGATGACCAGCAATCCTTCCATTGCCAAGATCAGCGCGACGGTCGGCCCGTTCATACTCGGCGTGGTCAGCGGTTCCGGCGATGCGGCGGCGGTCGCCTTCAACAAAGCGGTCACGGTCCATGCGGCGCAGTTCGGCATGTCGCCGGTGGACATGGGAAGCATGGCGGCCATTGCCGGCGCATTGGGACGCACGATGTCGCCGGTGGCGGGCGGACTGATCGTCTGCTCTACGATTGCCGGCGTCTCGCCGATGGAAACCGCGAAGCGCAATGCACCGGGAATGATCTTGGCCTGTGCAGTCACGATGGTCTTGCTGCTTTATAAATAAAAGAGCCTGAAAAACTTCGGTCAAAAAAGGCCGGAGTTTTTTGTTGCGCAAAAGCAGCGGTTGGAAGAAGCGCTGAAGTCGTTAAAGGGATTGGCAGGGTGTGAATAGAATGAAGAAAAAAAGAAGCGAAAAAGGGAGGCCATGCAATGAAGAAAAAGGCGGTTTCGGCAATGCTTGCTGCGGTTTTGTTTGCGGGCGTTGCAACACCGACGGCTTTTGCCTGCTATGGAGTAAGAGCGATGGGGATGGGCGGGGCTTTTATCGCGGTTGCCGATGATGTGCAGGCGGTCTACTGGAATCCGGCGGGAATGGCCAATATCAAAGAGAAACAGTTCGGTTGGCAGCGCGCGACGAATAATCGGGAGTCGATGAATTATATTGATGTCTTTGAGTTTGCGATGCCGCTTGCACAAGATAAATCGGGCATTGGCCTTCATTATACGAATAACCGGGAAACGCCCGTCTTTGGCGCGAGCAGTACGGATTACGCGGTTAATTACAAATCGTCGTGGTGGACGCTTTCTTACGGACAGAAAATCAGTGAAAAGTTGGCGGTCGGCATCAATGTACGCCAGGAAAAGCAAAGCGCGGATGGACGCGTTGAAGGCGGTGTGATGCAGGCGGGCGCAAGCAGCGACACGGCATACTCGACTGATTTGGGTTTTTTGTATAAAGAAAGCGAGAAGCTGTCCTTTGGCTTGTTGATACAAGATTCCTCCGGCAAAGATAAAAGTGCGAATTGGCGTCCTGCGGTCGCTTATCGGCCGGATAAGAAAACGATTCTGGCTTTCGATGTCTATAATGCAACCGAAGAGTTTAGTTCGAAACGGGAATATTCCATTGGCGTCGAGCATAAACTCAACGACAACCTAGCGCTGCGCGTCGGCAATTATCACGGCTCGATGACGTATGGCGCAGGCGTCAATGTCGATAAGAACGTCCAACTTAACGTAGCGTATCTTGCCGGGGATTTGGGCGGCACGACAATGCTTGGCATGCAGACGAAGTTTTAATTGTAAAGCAATAAGGGGCAGGCGACGTGTTTTGCGAACATGTTGCCTGTCCCTTCATTTTAGACTTGTTTTACCAAGCCGTTTCTTGTATGGTACGAACACGGAGCTGACAACAATACGGCGTGAAGAAGCATCATCTGCCGTCAAAAGAAAGCGTGGCAAAATAGTCTTGCGGCGTTTCCGCCCGGCGTATCGTTTTGACGCTTCCTTCTGCCGTCAGCAACAATTCCGCCGGACGAAGCTTTCCGTTGAAGGTGGTGCTGTGACTGTAACCGTAAGCGCCGGCGTCGTGAAAGACGAGGATGTCGCCGGTGACAAGCGTGGGAAGTTCCCGGTCAACGGCAAAACGATCCCGGTTTTCGCATAATGCGCCGGTGATGTCGTAACGCTGATTAAAAGGCTGCGCTTCTTTGCCGGGAACAGAAATATGATGATAGTCATTGTAGCGCAGCGGGCTCAGGAAGGCATTGGTGGAAGCATCGAGGCCGGCAAATTGCTTATCGGTTTCTTTTATATGAAGAACGGAAGAGACGAAATAACCGTAGGGGCCGGTCATGTAAAGACCGAGTTCGCTAAAGAGCGCTAACGGATGCAAAGCGGAAGGGACGATGATTTCGTCATAGGCGGCTTGGATGGCCGCACTGACGGCGGCAATATCAGCGGCGTCTTCGCCGGGGCGATAGGGAATTCCCAAGCCGCCTGCGAAATTGATGAAAGAAACCTTGATCCCACTTGACTGAAAAAGTTCTATTGCGAAGGAGAACAGGCAGCGGATCGCGGAGCCGAAATAGTCGGCTTCTCTTCGGTGGCAGCCAAATTGAGCATGAATGCCGAAAGTTTTTATGCCTTGTGAGGGCAAGCTGCGAAAAGCGGCGCTGATCTGTTCTTTTGTTGCGCCAAATTTGCTGCCGGCAAAGTCAATGATGCACTGATTTTGGTAGCGGATTTCAATGCCTGGGTTGTAGCGGCAGGAAATGCGCTCCGGCAGACTTGCGACGCGCTGCAAGAAATCAAGATGGCCGGTGTCGTCAAGATTGATGATGGCGTCAAGTTCGCGCGCCAGTCTGAATTCGGCCGCCGTGGTATTGTTTGAGGTGAACATGATATCGTCGCCGGAAAAACCGCAAGCGCGAGCGAGCAGCAATTCCGTTTCGGAGGCGCAATCCACGCCGCAGCCTTCTTCTTTAAAAATGGAAAGCAAAGCGGGGTTCGGATTGCATTTTACCGAAAAAAATTCACGGTAGCCGCGATTCCAGGCAAAGGCGGCTTGTAAGCGACGCGCATTTTGCCGGATGGCGTTTTCGTCATAAAGATAAAAGGGCGTCGGATATTTTTTGGCAATGCGCAGCAGCGTCTCGGATGCGAGAGGCAAGGTTTTCATACGAATCAGCTCCTGTTTGTTTTCTTATCTTTATTTTAATCAGGAGGAAGAGAAAGAAACAGTAGAGAAAAGAGAAGGTATACCGGTACAAAAAGGAAGATGTATATGGATTATAAGTATGAGGTTGTTGCCGATTCAATCCGAAGGGAAATCGCCTCCGGCGCATATAAGGCGGGCGCAAAGCTGCCTTCGATCAAAGCGATGTCGAGGCAACTTCGTTACAATGCCGATACCATCATCGCGGCGTATAAGCAGCTTGAAGCGCAGCATCTGATTTACGCGGTGCCCAAAAGCGGCTACTACGTCATGAAACAGGGAGCGGCTGACGAGACGGAGAAAAGCGTTCTCAATCTGGCTTCGCTGCGCCTGCCTGATGATATCAATCCCTATAAGGATTATTATCATTGCATGGAGAAAGCGATCGGCTTGTATGAAAAAAAGCTGTTTGACTATGCGCAGCCGAAAGGGCTTGCGGAATTGACGCGCTGTCTGGTCAAGCATTTGACGCACTTTCAGATTTTCACCAGACAGGAGAATATTTTCATTACGAGCGGCGCGCAACAGGCGTTATACATCCTGGCGGGTATGCCGTTCGGAAAGGGAAAAACGAAGGTGCTGACGGAGCAGCCGACCTATGCCATGATGTTGCAGATTCTGCAGTGTACCAAGACGCCGATCGCAGGGGTGCGGCGTTCGGCTGCCGGGCTGGACTTGAGAGAGTTGGAGGCACACTTCAAAGAGGGAGACGTCAAGTTTTTTTATACGATGCCCCGCTATCAGAATCCGACCGGTTTTTCCTATGCTAAGGAGCAAAAACAAGAAATCCTCCGTTTGGCGAAAAAATATGATGTCTATATCGTCGAAGACGATTACCTAGCAGATCTGGAACTGGACGCAAAGGCGAGCTCGCTTTACGCGATGGATGCGCAGGCGCCGGTCATTTATATCAAGAGTTTTTCCAAGACGTTGTTGCCGGGGCTTCGACTCGGAATGTGCATCGTGCCGCCTGCATTACACGCCGCTTTTTTGACGCAGAAGAATGCGATCGATCTCGGCACGTCGATTCTCACGCAAGGAGCGTTGGAAATTTATCTGAAGAGCAGCATGTATAAATTTCATGTGCAAAAAACCAAAAAATATTATAAAACGAAAATGGATGAAATGCGAAGCGCGTGTGCGGCGCTGTCCAGTGAGCGGATGCACTGGCATGTGCCTGAAAGCGGAATTTTTTTATATGCCGAACTAAACGGAATTTCTGCGGCGATGCTGGAAAAGAAACTTGCGCTGCAGGGGATACTTGTCAGCACGTTAGCGTCTTCCTATATGAACGGAGCGAGACAGACGGAAGGACTGCGGCTTTGTGTCGGCAATATGAAAGATATTTCTGTTTTAGAGTGCATTACGCGCGAGGCCGGGTTCCTCTGGGAGAAAAAATAAAAAATGCAAGTGCGAAAAAAAGTCGGCAAAAGCAGCGAAAGTGGCAGGCGATTTTTTATTTTTGTAAAGAAAGCATCAATTTGTCTATAAAATTTGTATTGTTTGTTTTTTTCTGATATTATGGTGATATATACAATTTAAGCTTCTTTTTTCTTTACAAAGGAGGTCTTGCTGCAAAAAAGTGTAATGTTTACAGTCGAATTATGATTCTTGGACGAAAAAACATTGAGGGGGAGTAAGACATGACTACAAATGCTGAAAAGTATTGTGATGAACTCTACCGCCGCGTGGTTGAACGGAATGCGAACGAACCGGAATTCCACCAGACCGTACAGGAAGTACTGGGCTCGCTGGTGCCTGTTCTCGAGAAGCGTCCAGAATATATCGAGCTTGGCATCATGGAACGGATCGTAGAGCCGGAACGGCAATTCATCTTCCGTGTGCCTTGGATGGACGATGCGGGACGGGTACGCGTCAACCGCGGCTTTAGAATCCAGTTCAACAGCGCGATCGGACCATACAAAGGCGGTTTGCGCTTTCATCCATCGGTCAATATCGGCATCATTAAATTCCTCGGCTTTGAACAAACGTTTAAGAATTCATTGACCAGCCTGCCTATGGGCGGCGGCAAAGGCGGCTCGGACTTTAATCCGAAAGGCAAGTCGGATGCGGAAGTGATGCGCTTTTGCCAAAGCTTCATGACGGAGCTGTATCGTCATATCGGACCGAATACCGACGTACCGGCCGGCGATATCGGTGTCGGCGGACGTGAAATCGGCTATCTGTTCGGACAATATAAGAGAATCCAAGGCAACTATGAAAACGGCGTTCTGACCGGAAAAGGGCTTAGCTACGGCGGCAGCCTGGCGCGTCCGGAAGCGACCGGTTTCGGCATCGTCTATTTCTGCCAGGAGATGTTAAAGGCCAAAGGAACTTCGTTCAGCGGCAAAACGGTCGCTGTTTCCGGTTTCGGCAACGTCACCTGGGGCACGATCAAGAAGGTGGTCGAACTGGGCGGCAAGGTCGTGACGCTTTCCGGGCCGGACGGCTACATCTACGATAAGGACGGCATCAGCGGCGAAAAGATCGAGTACCTGCTGGAAATGCGCGCCTCCTGTCGCGACATGGTCAAAGACTATGCTGACAAATTCGGCGTGCCGTTCTATCCAGGCGAAAAACCGTGGGGCGTCAAAGTGGATGTCGTAATCCCGTGCGCGACGCAAAACGAAATCCTGATCGACGACGCGAAGAAGATCGTCGAAAACGGCGTGAAATTCGTCTGCGAAGGCGCGAACATGCCGTCGACCAATGAAGCGATCGACTACATGATCAAACACGGCGTCTATTTCGGGCCGTCGAAAGCGGCCAACGCCGGCGGCGTGGCGGTGTCGGGCCTCGAAATGTCGCAAAACAGCATGCGAATCGCCTGGTCGTTCGAAGAAGTCGATGCCAAACTCAAGACGATCATGCTCAACATTTACAGCAATGCCAGCAAAGCGGCCGAAGAATACGGCTATAAGGACAATCTGGTCATCGGAGCGAACATCGCGGGCTTCATTAAAGTAGCCGAAGCGATGAAAGCACAAGGCTTGGTCTAGGCGCTACGCGACCGGTTGAAACGTAAGGCAAGAATTGGAACCACAGGCGACTTTGTCGCCACGGAAATAACGGTTTTCAAGAACTGTTAAGCCGCAGCGCGGCTTCTGTGGCGGCGCTAGTTGCCTGTGGTTTAATGTTTTTATAATGGATTTTGATTATCATCGTTTCTGAAAACAATTTAGGATATACTGATATTGAGATAATTTCAGGCAAGAGGAGACGGTTATGAAAAATCTAGGGAATATGAAAGCGCGTTTCTCAGGCATTCATGATCTGATGAAATTCAGAGTCACAGAAATACTTCTGATCTCCACGGCCTACGACGCCTATGTGCTCGAAGAAGACGGCCGATTGGAAGAGCAGATCTACCATCATTTCAACGACTTGAATATTCCGTTCATACCAAGAATCCATTGGGTCGCCGATGAAGAAGAAGCCTGCGAGATCTTGCAAATGCGCAACATCCATTTGATTATCACCATGTCGCGTGCCAGCGACATGAGTTCGTTCGATTTTGAAACGAAAATACATGAAGAGTATCCGGAGATTCCAATCGTGATGCTCTCCTATGAACGGATGACGCCGGACATGATCGCCAGGGTTCGAAGCGTTTCCTGCATCGATCGCGTCTTTCAGTGGTCGGGCGACAACAAGGTCTTGGTCGCGATTATCAAATATGTGGAAGACAAGAAGAACGTCGAAGCGGACAGCAAGCTCGGCGTGCAGGCGATCTTGCTGGTGGAAGATTCTCCGGCGTATTATTCGCAGATTCTGCCTGCCATCTATACGGAAATCCTGACGCAGACGCGCTGCCTGGTGCTGCACGCGATGAACATCAAGCATGGCCTGCTGCGCGTCCGTCTTCGCCCGAAGATCCTGATCGCCGAGACGTATGAGGAAGCAATGGCGATCATCGTCAAATACCGCTACAATCTGCTGGGCGTGATTTCCGACGTCCGTTTCCCGAAGAACGGCACATTAGACCCCCAGGCTGGTTTTGAGCTGAGCAAGATCGCCAAGGAAATGATTCCCGACCTGCTCTTTTTATTGCAGTCCGAAGAAAGGGAGAATGGCGAAAAGGCCAAGGCGCTCGATCTGGCGTTCCTCAATAAGAACTCGTCCAATCTGCTGCATCATTTACGCGCGTATATCTTTCAAAACTACGGTTTCGGCTCGTTCATCTTTAAGTATCCGGACGGTCGCGTCATTGACGAGGCGAGCGATATCACCAATCTGGAGCGGATCATCCGCGATTTGCCGGAAGAGAGTCTTTATTACCATGCGACGCGCAATGATTTTTCCCGTTGGCTGCGCGCACGGGCGGAAATCGAGGTGGCCGACCGGCTGCGTTTTGTCGACACGGAACAGATTCGCGCGGCCTCCGATATTCGCGCCTATATCCTGAAAGTGTTGAACGATTATTTTCAAAAGTACCAGTTCGGCCTGGTACTCGACTTTGAGGGCTTTTCAAAAAAAGACCGGGAGAATGCCTTCATCAAGTTGGGAACCGGTTCTTTGGGCGGTAAGGGACGGGGCGTCGCATTTATGAACGTGATGATCAGCAAGGCGCAGCTGGCCGATAAGTATGAGGATATGAAGGTTAAGGTGCCGCGTTCGTTCGTTGTCGGCAGCGATGTCTTTGAAAAATTCATCGAAGAAAACAAACTCTATGCCTTTCTTGCCGAAAATCCAAGCGAAGCGGCGATTGCGCAAAAATTCACCGAAACGCCGCTGCCGACTGAAATTACCGAAAATCTGCGCGTCCTGACGCAATATATAAAATGTCCGATTGCGGTGCGTTCGTCCAGCATTCTGGAAGACTCGCGCATTTTGCCGTTCGCCGGCATCTACCACACCTATGTCGCACCGAACTGCCACGCGGATCTTGAAATCCGGCTGAAACAATTGGAAGACGCCGTGAAGCTGGTCTATGCGTCGGTATTTTATGCCGCACCGGTGCAATATGCGCGGAACGCGGACATCCGCATTGAAGAAGAAAAAATGGCGGTGCTGATTCAGGAACTGGTCGGCGAATGCTACGGCGAGCATTATTACCCGGCGATTTCCGGCGTGGCGCAGTCGTATAACTTCTATCCGTACGATCCGCTCAAACCGGAAGACGGAACGGTAAGCCTGGCGCTGGGGCTGGGCAAAGCGATCGCCGAAGGGGAACAGGTACACCGCTTTTCTCCGACGCATCCTAAGTTGAATCCACTCGTTTCGAGTCCGGAGGAATACCTGAAAAAGTCGCAGCATGCGTTTTATGCAATCGATGTTCAATCCTGCGCCGATGTCACGATGCGCGCCGACGAAGATCATATCTACAAAAAACTGCCGATTGCGCAGGCGCATAAAGAAGACGCGCTCGAGTATATCGGCAGCACCTATTCGGCGGAGAACGACTGCATCTACGACAACGTGCACCAAGCGGGGCCGAAGCTGGTGACGTTTGCGCCGATCCTCAAATACAACCGTCTGCCGCTTGGCCCAATCGTTAAGGATTTGCTGCGGCTCGGCAAAGAATCGTTCGGCACCGATGTGGAAATCGAATTCGCGGTCAATATCCCGAAGGATAAAAGCAAGCCGAAAGAATTCAATTTCCTGCAAATTAGGCCGATGGTGGTAGGCAGAGAAGCGTTCGAAATCAAGATGGATGAACCGGAAACGTCCTGGTGCTTCAGCGAACGCACGATCGGCAACGGCGTCTATCGCGACATGCAGGACATCATCGTCGTCGATCCCGACACGTTCAACCTGCAGGAGAGCGTTCAGATTGCCAGTGAGATCGCCGAGTTAAATCAGCGCCTCTACCAGGAAGGACGTCGCTGCATTCTGATTGGTTTCGGGCGCATGGGAACATCCGACCGCTGGCTTGGCATCCCGCTCGCGTGGGAACAAATGTCGCAGGCGCGAATCATCGTGGAAGTCGACCGCAAGAACCTCCG of the Azotosporobacter soli genome contains:
- a CDS encoding hydratase, translated to MVELQKQGMYLLKGQVLLEDADRLGVEACNRKLAEAGLEPLCESTIEREKARRSTMAYQIMSSHNSGDNENLKLRFDALASHDITYVGIIQTAVASGLKEFPVPYVLTNCHNSLCAVGGTINEDDHVFGFAAAKKFGGIFVPPHQAVIHQYMREMMTGCGKMILGSDSHTRYGALGTLAIGEGGGEIAKQLLQRSYDISYPDVVGVYLSGKPKNGVGPQDVALSIIKAVFKNGFVKNKVMEFVGPGIDNLTVDFRNGIDVMTTETTCLTSIWRTDGQVAEHYRIHGRSDAYQALNSGEVSYYDGIVKVDLSRIEPMIALPFHPSNVWSIAELNENAADILRQVELEGKKQLDNPKLEFSLTDKIVNGRLQVEQAVVAGCAGGTFENVAAMADILGQKALGAFSLSVYPSSQAVFVELMKNRSIEKLTLAGSSIRSAFCGPCFGAGDVPANGVLSIRHTTRNFPNREGSKPAEGQIASVALMDARSIAATSLNGGRLTAATEVEFVESPPVYHFAKEVYENRVYQGFGKADAQEELVFGPNIKPWPTMRALPENLLLKVAAVIHDAVTTTDELIPSGDTSSFRSNPMRLAEFTLSRKDPAYVGRAKAVQALEMKRQQGEISAEIKAVFAPLALAGTKLDERIATTGLGSVIFALKPGDGSAREQAASCQKVLGGDANVAVEYATKRYRSNLINWGLVPFTIAAADSDKFTSADFLYIPGVRAAVENGAQTVQAYIWKENVQEPLTLKLENLSEAERKILLSGCLINYYAK
- the dcuC gene encoding C4-dicarboxylate transporter DcuC — encoded protein: MMIVLGSLVVLVTIYLLAKRYETRLVLFCSGLVMSLLAGDLLAPFKAFSHAMLESKLFEAIIAVMGFAMVMKITQCDKHLISLLIKPLRKAGPLLIPAATLVTLFINTSVTSSAGCSAAVGPILIPLMMAAGIHPAIAAACIYAGTYGAMFNPGYPQVALIVNVSNSTPVEVVANHFWPLLASGVIGAVSLWAIARLRNEHKDYVLPADMEIPAEDFKVSLPKAMVPLIPIAILVLGSMKIVPAFAPLAISHAMIIGVFCAFAVTRMNPATISKEFWHGAGDSFGHVFGIIICALVFVGGMNAIGLIKALMDAMTSNPSIAKISATVGPFILGVVSGSGDAAAVAFNKAVTVHAAQFGMSPVDMGSMAAIAGALGRTMSPVAGGLIVCSTIAGVSPMETAKRNAPGMILACAVTMVLLLYK
- a CDS encoding diaminopimelate decarboxylase; translated protein: MKTLPLASETLLRIAKKYPTPFYLYDENAIRQNARRLQAAFAWNRGYREFFSVKCNPNPALLSIFKEEGCGVDCASETELLLARACGFSGDDIMFTSNNTTAAEFRLARELDAIINLDDTGHLDFLQRVASLPERISCRYNPGIEIRYQNQCIIDFAGSKFGATKEQISAAFRSLPSQGIKTFGIHAQFGCHRREADYFGSAIRCLFSFAIELFQSSGIKVSFINFAGGLGIPYRPGEDAADIAAVSAAIQAAYDEIIVPSALHPLALFSELGLYMTGPYGYFVSSVLHIKETDKQFAGLDASTNAFLSPLRYNDYHHISVPGKEAQPFNQRYDITGALCENRDRFAVDRELPTLVTGDILVFHDAGAYGYSHSTTFNGKLRPAELLLTAEGSVKTIRRAETPQDYFATLSFDGR
- a CDS encoding PLP-dependent aminotransferase family protein, translated to MDYKYEVVADSIRREIASGAYKAGAKLPSIKAMSRQLRYNADTIIAAYKQLEAQHLIYAVPKSGYYVMKQGAADETEKSVLNLASLRLPDDINPYKDYYHCMEKAIGLYEKKLFDYAQPKGLAELTRCLVKHLTHFQIFTRQENIFITSGAQQALYILAGMPFGKGKTKVLTEQPTYAMMLQILQCTKTPIAGVRRSAAGLDLRELEAHFKEGDVKFFYTMPRYQNPTGFSYAKEQKQEILRLAKKYDVYIVEDDYLADLELDAKASSLYAMDAQAPVIYIKSFSKTLLPGLRLGMCIVPPALHAAFLTQKNAIDLGTSILTQGALEIYLKSSMYKFHVQKTKKYYKTKMDEMRSACAALSSERMHWHVPESGIFLYAELNGISAAMLEKKLALQGILVSTLASSYMNGARQTEGLRLCVGNMKDISVLECITREAGFLWEKK
- the gdhA gene encoding NADP-specific glutamate dehydrogenase; amino-acid sequence: MTTNAEKYCDELYRRVVERNANEPEFHQTVQEVLGSLVPVLEKRPEYIELGIMERIVEPERQFIFRVPWMDDAGRVRVNRGFRIQFNSAIGPYKGGLRFHPSVNIGIIKFLGFEQTFKNSLTSLPMGGGKGGSDFNPKGKSDAEVMRFCQSFMTELYRHIGPNTDVPAGDIGVGGREIGYLFGQYKRIQGNYENGVLTGKGLSYGGSLARPEATGFGIVYFCQEMLKAKGTSFSGKTVAVSGFGNVTWGTIKKVVELGGKVVTLSGPDGYIYDKDGISGEKIEYLLEMRASCRDMVKDYADKFGVPFYPGEKPWGVKVDVVIPCATQNEILIDDAKKIVENGVKFVCEGANMPSTNEAIDYMIKHGVYFGPSKAANAGGVAVSGLEMSQNSMRIAWSFEEVDAKLKTIMLNIYSNASKAAEEYGYKDNLVIGANIAGFIKVAEAMKAQGLV
- a CDS encoding DUF5752 family protein, with protein sequence MKNLGNMKARFSGIHDLMKFRVTEILLISTAYDAYVLEEDGRLEEQIYHHFNDLNIPFIPRIHWVADEEEACEILQMRNIHLIITMSRASDMSSFDFETKIHEEYPEIPIVMLSYERMTPDMIARVRSVSCIDRVFQWSGDNKVLVAIIKYVEDKKNVEADSKLGVQAILLVEDSPAYYSQILPAIYTEILTQTRCLVLHAMNIKHGLLRVRLRPKILIAETYEEAMAIIVKYRYNLLGVISDVRFPKNGTLDPQAGFELSKIAKEMIPDLLFLLQSEERENGEKAKALDLAFLNKNSSNLLHHLRAYIFQNYGFGSFIFKYPDGRVIDEASDITNLERIIRDLPEESLYYHATRNDFSRWLRARAEIEVADRLRFVDTEQIRAASDIRAYILKVLNDYFQKYQFGLVLDFEGFSKKDRENAFIKLGTGSLGGKGRGVAFMNVMISKAQLADKYEDMKVKVPRSFVVGSDVFEKFIEENKLYAFLAENPSEAAIAQKFTETPLPTEITENLRVLTQYIKCPIAVRSSSILEDSRILPFAGIYHTYVAPNCHADLEIRLKQLEDAVKLVYASVFYAAPVQYARNADIRIEEEKMAVLIQELVGECYGEHYYPAISGVAQSYNFYPYDPLKPEDGTVSLALGLGKAIAEGEQVHRFSPTHPKLNPLVSSPEEYLKKSQHAFYAIDVQSCADVTMRADEDHIYKKLPIAQAHKEDALEYIGSTYSAENDCIYDNVHQAGPKLVTFAPILKYNRLPLGPIVKDLLRLGKESFGTDVEIEFAVNIPKDKSKPKEFNFLQIRPMVVGREAFEIKMDEPETSWCFSERTIGNGVYRDMQDIIVVDPDTFNLQESVQIASEIAELNQRLYQEGRRCILIGFGRMGTSDRWLGIPLAWEQMSQARIIVEVDRKNLRPEPSLGSHFFHNLTATHMGYFHIQYENPSAGMLDWDWLLSQPVLQQTKYVRLIRREEPFKAKIDGRSFRGIIGK